The Echeneis naucrates chromosome 10, fEcheNa1.1, whole genome shotgun sequence genome has a window encoding:
- the mtnr1al gene encoding melatonin receptor type 1A-like, with amino-acid sequence MLNGRTLRGHDPMRLVDPKHLPQLMSPEDREPTVVGGTLGPRNSTPAGEEGAPGQQQQTFPWAAVLLAGVLIMTIVVDVIGNLLVIVSVFRNRKLRKAGNAFVVSLALADLVVAIYPYPLVLTAIFHDGWIAGYIHCQISGFLMGLSVIGSIFNITGIAINRYCYICHSLKYDKLFSNSNTMCYVVLVWALTILAIVPNWFVESLQYDPRVYSCTFAQSVSSLYTITVVVVHFILPIGIVTYCYLRIWILVIQVRRRVKPDSRPKIKPHDLRNFLTMFVVFVLFAVCWAPLNFIGLAVALDSRLSRAIPEWLFTASYFMAYFNSCLNAVVYGVLNHNFRKEYKRIVLIIFKFHC; translated from the exons ATGCTGAACGGACGGACCCTCCGCGGTCACGACCCGATGCGACTGGTCGACCCGAAGCACCTCCCGCAGCTGATGTCCCCGGAGGACCGGGAGCCCACCGTGGTGGGGGGGACCCTGGGGCCCCGTAACTCCACGCCggcaggagaggagggggctccggggcagcagcagcagaccttCCCCTGGGCGGCGGTCCTGCTGGCCGGCGTCCTGATCATGACCATCGTGGTGGATGTTATCGGGAACCTGCTGGTCATCGTGTCCGTGTTCAGGAACAGGAAGCTCCGGAAAGCAG GAAACGCCTTCGTGGTGAGCCTGGCCCTTGCCGACCTGGTGGTCGCCATCTACCCCTACCCGCTGGTCCTGACCGCCATCTTCCACGACGGCTGGATCGCCGGTTACATCCACTGTCAGATCAGCGGCTTCCTGATGGGCCTCAGCGTCATCGGCTCCATCTTCAACATCACAGGTATCGCCATCAACCGCTACTGCTACATTTGCCACAGCCTCAAGTACGACAAGCTCTTCTCCAACAGCAACACCATGTGCTACGTTGTGCTCGTCTGGGCGCTCACCATCCTCGCCATCGTGCCCAACTGGTTCGTGGAGTCTCTGCAGTACGACCCCCGGGTGTACTCCTGCACCTTCGCCCAGTCGGTCAGTTCGCTGTACACCATcacggtggtggtggtgcaCTTCATCCTGCCCATCGGCATCGTCACCTACTGCTACCTGCGGATCTGGATCCTCGTCATCCAGGTGAGGCGGAGGGTCAAGCCGGACTCGCGGCCCAAAATCAAGCCGCACGACCTCCGCAACTTCCTCACCATGTTCGTGGTGTTTGTGCTCTTCGCCGTCTGCTGGGCGCCGCTGAACTTCATCGGCCTGGCGGTGGCGCTGGACTCCAGGCTGAGCCGGGCCATACCGGAGTGGCTGTTCACGGCCAGCTACTTCATGGCGTATTTCAACAGCTGCCTCAACGCCGTCGTCTACGGCGTCCTGAACCACAACTTCCGGAAGGAGTACAAGAGGATCGTCCTGATCATCTTCAAGTTTCACTGCTGA